A single region of the Labeo rohita strain BAU-BD-2019 chromosome 3, IGBB_LRoh.1.0, whole genome shotgun sequence genome encodes:
- the LOC127160945 gene encoding beta-1,4 N-acetylgalactosaminyltransferase 2 produces the protein MNYSFLFKLFLTSLCVTALGIYAIQSGFLDVTDVTKRLLPSSTRRVQFSKGRPPNRNIGPFPSKNRSSCSCEGYALNAKHVAVDELEDLQRRRSEEYRQYQLRMGTKMESLILAQSNSPLQYPIQGFVVEPLTKSVIPGLAVHAQKRRLYKVSLSVKKGVLSVDDVLEGDKVEGLGQSELIISSSSLTHLNDLLSRVTYTSTIYHIKSKDLVNFSFEEYEAIFSIEIKRPSVPVLYDPGEDINSQVTIATKTFLRYDELNILIKSIRQFYPEIKIIIADDSLEPQNVTGYKLEQYIMPPTQGWFAGRNLAVSQVTTKYFLWVDDDYIFSNSTRIEKFVEIMEKVPELDVVGGAVGRDQFFFRLKYEEGDEEEGGCLRRLHRRKIQSVPGLDGCFFVDGVVNYFLARTDAVRRVGFDPFLKRVAHTEFFLDGLGDLLIASCKGLSVGHQKKRKQSKYRHFRFPGRKDGRNKLAHHYFKNYLNCIRY, from the exons ATGAATTACAGCTTTCTCTTTAAGTTATTCCTGACTTCGCTCTGTGTTACTGCGCTGGGTATTTATGCTATACAAAGTGGATTTCTGGATGTTACAGATGTCACAAAAAGACTGTTGCCATCAAG cacaAGGCGCGTCCAGTTTTCTAAAGGAAG ACCGCCTAACCGCAACATTGGGCCATTTCCCAGTAAAAATCGTTCGTCTTGTTCCTGTGAAGGATATGCGTTAAATGCTAAGCATGTGGCGGTGGATGAACTGGAAGACCTTCAGAGACGTCGGTCTGAGGAGTACCGGCAATACCAGCTCAG GATGGGCACAAAAATGGAGTCCCTTATACTAGCCCAATCCAACTCACCCCTCCAATATCCCATCCAGGGTTTTGTAGTAGAACCTCTTACAAAAAGTGTGATACCAG GTTTGGCTGTGCATGCTCAAAAAAGAAGACTATATAAG GTGTCTTTGAGTGTGAAGAAAGGAGTGCTCTCAGTAGACGATGTTCTGGAAGGAGATAAGGTAGAAGGACTGGGTCAGAGTGAACTGATTATCTCATCCAGCAGCCTCACACATCTCAATGATCTGCTCTCCAGAGTGACTTACACCAGCACCATCTACCATATAAAATCTAAAGATCTGG ttaatttttcttttgaggaGTACGAGGCCATATTTTCCATTGAGATCAAGAGACCATCAGTTCCTGTTCTGTATGACCCAGGGGAAG atataaactcacaagtgACAATAGCAACCAAGACCTTTCTGAGATATGACGAGCTGAACATCCTTATCAAAAGCATCCGACAGTTTTATCCTGAAATCAAGATCATCATTGCAGATGACAGCCTGGAGCCGCAAAACGTGACTGGCTACAAATTAGAGCAATACATTATGCCTCCTACACAg GGTTGGTTTGCCGGCAGGAATCTGGCTGTATCTCAGGTCACCACTAAATACTTCCTGTGGGTTGACGATGACTACATATTCAGTAACAGTACACGGATTGAAAAATTTGTGGAGATAATGGAGAAAGTTCCAGAACTGGATGTG GTTGGTGGTGCAGTGGGAAGAGATCAGTTCTTTTTCCGTCTTAAGTACGAGGAAGGGGATGAAGAGGAAGGCGGTTGTCTCAGACGTTTGCATAGGAGGAAGATTCAATCCGTTCCAGGCCTAGATGGCTGCTTCTTTGTAGACGGGGTTGTCAACTACTTCCTGGCACGGACAGATGCGGTGCGACGGGTTGGCTTTGATCCATTTCTGAAGAGGGTGGCTCACACTG AGTTTTTTCTCGATGGTCTTGGAGATTTGCTGATTGCCTCTTGCAAAGGACTTTCAGTCGGCCATCAGAAGAAACGCAAACAAAGCAAATACAGGCACTTTAGATTTCCAGGACGAAAAGATGGAAGAAACAAACTGGCCCATCATTACTTCAAGAactatttaaattgcattaggTACTAA
- the LOC127160927 gene encoding beta-1,4 N-acetylgalactosaminyltransferase 1 isoform X1, giving the protein MTERSYPIMNCRRHHLLTVFLILLCIALSVCLLQLGAMDIMKTIMASGYSGTSHHVIFVKPKIGAFLSTNRSSCSSEGMLTKPKISEELLKGIVQRRAEEYRQHQIRMGANLDKFIIAPANSPLQYPITGFTVSPLKKSVIPGLALQTQKREVYKVSLSAKTGVLSVDSVTAGDQVDGQGQSNLTISSSSLTHVNDLLSRVTYYSTIYHIKTSDFVHFIFEDHEVVFPILIRRQTVPSLYDPGTDVNSQVTVLTKTFLRYKELNVLIQSIRMYYPDIMIIIADDSMKPEPVTGKNIEHYIMPPTRGWFAGRNLAVSQVTTKYFLWVDDDFQFLKGTRIESFVEIMEAVPELDILGGDVSGNQYYFTFEYEEGDEEEGGCLTRIKKGFHQQLPNFPNCFLVDGVVNYFLGRTDAVRRVGFDPYLKRVGHSEFFMDGLGQLLIASCKGLSIGHQRHRPRGKYAYFRTQKKSEGRNKVYHHFFKNYLKHVKF; this is encoded by the exons ATGACAGAGAG ATCATATCCCATAATGAACTGCAGACGCCACCACCTGCTCACAGtttttttgattttgctttGTATTGcactgtctgtttgtttgttgcaACTGGGGGCCATGGATATCATGAAAACCATAATGGCATCTGGGTACTCTGG caccTCTCACcatgtcatttttgtcaaaCCAAA AATTGGAGCATTTCTCAGTACAAATCGCTCATCATGTTCCAGTGAAGGTATGCttacaaaaccaaaaatatctGAAGAACTGCTGAAGGGCATTGTGCAGCGCAGAGCAGAGGAGTACAGGCAACATCAGATTAG GATGGGGGCAAACTTGGACAAATTTATTATTGCACCAGCCAACTCTCCTCTCCAATATCCAATCACAGGTTTCACAGTATCTCCATTGAAAAAATCTGTAATACCAG GTCTTGCTCTTCAAACACAAAAGAGGGAGGTGTACAAG GTGTCTTTGAGTGCGAAGACTGGAGTGCTTTCTGTGGACAGTGTCACGGCTGGAGATCAGGTGGATGGACAGGGTCAAAGTAATCTGACCATCTCATCCAGCAGCCTCACACATGTCAATGATCTGCTGTCCAGAGTGACCTACTACAGCACCATCTACCACATCAAAACATCAGACTTTG TTCATTTCATATTTGAGGACCATGAAGTTGTGTTTCCCATCCTGATTAGGAGACAAACGGTTCCTTCTCTGTATGACCCAGGGACAg ATGTCAACTCGCAGGTAACCGTACTAACCAAGACATTTCTGCGGTATAAGGAGCTGAATGTCCTCATCCAGAGTATCCGGATGTATTACCCAGATATAATGATAATTATCGCGGATGACAGCATGAAGCCTGAACCTGTGACTGGAAAAAACATCGAGCACTACATCATGCCCCCTACACGG GGCTGGTTTGCAGGGAGGAATCTTGCTGTATCACAAGTCACCACCAAATACTTCCTGTGGGTGGACGATGACtttcagtttttgaaaggaACCAGGATTGAGAGCTTTGTAGAGATTATGGAAGCGGTTCCAGAACTGGACATT CTTGGTGGTGACGTTTCAGGCAATCAGTATTATTTCACATTTGAGTACGAAGAGGGAGATGAAGAGGAAGGCGGCTGCCTGACACGCATTAAAAAAGGCTTTCATCAGCAACTTCCGAACTTTCCAAACTGCTTTCTAGTAGATGGagttgtaaattattttttgggtCGGACAGATGCAGTGAGAAGGGTTGGCTTTGACCCGTACCTGAAAAGAGTGGGTCATTCTG AGTTCTTTATGGATGGACTTGGACAACTGTTGATTGCTTCCTGTAAAGGCCTCTCCATTGGACACCAAAGACATCGGCCTCGGGGGAAATATGCCTACTTCAGAACTCAGAAGAAATCTGAGGGGAGGAATAAAGTGTATCATCATTTCTTTAAGAACTATCTGAAACACGTAAAGTTCTGA
- the LOC127160927 gene encoding beta-1,4 N-acetylgalactosaminyltransferase 1 isoform X2 encodes MNCRRHHLLTVFLILLCIALSVCLLQLGAMDIMKTIMASGYSGTSHHVIFVKPKIGAFLSTNRSSCSSEGMLTKPKISEELLKGIVQRRAEEYRQHQIRMGANLDKFIIAPANSPLQYPITGFTVSPLKKSVIPGLALQTQKREVYKVSLSAKTGVLSVDSVTAGDQVDGQGQSNLTISSSSLTHVNDLLSRVTYYSTIYHIKTSDFVHFIFEDHEVVFPILIRRQTVPSLYDPGTDVNSQVTVLTKTFLRYKELNVLIQSIRMYYPDIMIIIADDSMKPEPVTGKNIEHYIMPPTRGWFAGRNLAVSQVTTKYFLWVDDDFQFLKGTRIESFVEIMEAVPELDILGGDVSGNQYYFTFEYEEGDEEEGGCLTRIKKGFHQQLPNFPNCFLVDGVVNYFLGRTDAVRRVGFDPYLKRVGHSEFFMDGLGQLLIASCKGLSIGHQRHRPRGKYAYFRTQKKSEGRNKVYHHFFKNYLKHVKF; translated from the exons ATGAACTGCAGACGCCACCACCTGCTCACAGtttttttgattttgctttGTATTGcactgtctgtttgtttgttgcaACTGGGGGCCATGGATATCATGAAAACCATAATGGCATCTGGGTACTCTGG caccTCTCACcatgtcatttttgtcaaaCCAAA AATTGGAGCATTTCTCAGTACAAATCGCTCATCATGTTCCAGTGAAGGTATGCttacaaaaccaaaaatatctGAAGAACTGCTGAAGGGCATTGTGCAGCGCAGAGCAGAGGAGTACAGGCAACATCAGATTAG GATGGGGGCAAACTTGGACAAATTTATTATTGCACCAGCCAACTCTCCTCTCCAATATCCAATCACAGGTTTCACAGTATCTCCATTGAAAAAATCTGTAATACCAG GTCTTGCTCTTCAAACACAAAAGAGGGAGGTGTACAAG GTGTCTTTGAGTGCGAAGACTGGAGTGCTTTCTGTGGACAGTGTCACGGCTGGAGATCAGGTGGATGGACAGGGTCAAAGTAATCTGACCATCTCATCCAGCAGCCTCACACATGTCAATGATCTGCTGTCCAGAGTGACCTACTACAGCACCATCTACCACATCAAAACATCAGACTTTG TTCATTTCATATTTGAGGACCATGAAGTTGTGTTTCCCATCCTGATTAGGAGACAAACGGTTCCTTCTCTGTATGACCCAGGGACAg ATGTCAACTCGCAGGTAACCGTACTAACCAAGACATTTCTGCGGTATAAGGAGCTGAATGTCCTCATCCAGAGTATCCGGATGTATTACCCAGATATAATGATAATTATCGCGGATGACAGCATGAAGCCTGAACCTGTGACTGGAAAAAACATCGAGCACTACATCATGCCCCCTACACGG GGCTGGTTTGCAGGGAGGAATCTTGCTGTATCACAAGTCACCACCAAATACTTCCTGTGGGTGGACGATGACtttcagtttttgaaaggaACCAGGATTGAGAGCTTTGTAGAGATTATGGAAGCGGTTCCAGAACTGGACATT CTTGGTGGTGACGTTTCAGGCAATCAGTATTATTTCACATTTGAGTACGAAGAGGGAGATGAAGAGGAAGGCGGCTGCCTGACACGCATTAAAAAAGGCTTTCATCAGCAACTTCCGAACTTTCCAAACTGCTTTCTAGTAGATGGagttgtaaattattttttgggtCGGACAGATGCAGTGAGAAGGGTTGGCTTTGACCCGTACCTGAAAAGAGTGGGTCATTCTG AGTTCTTTATGGATGGACTTGGACAACTGTTGATTGCTTCCTGTAAAGGCCTCTCCATTGGACACCAAAGACATCGGCCTCGGGGGAAATATGCCTACTTCAGAACTCAGAAGAAATCTGAGGGGAGGAATAAAGTGTATCATCATTTCTTTAAGAACTATCTGAAACACGTAAAGTTCTGA